One genomic window of Moorella glycerini includes the following:
- a CDS encoding dissimilatory sulfite reductase D family protein: MEEIKKAILEFAETSKKSKFYFKDLEKAVQARIPEAKMRDIKKAATELVNEEKLIYFSTGSTTMYGLKGRGITEDQ; this comes from the coding sequence ATGGAGGAGATTAAAAAGGCCATCCTCGAGTTTGCCGAGACCAGTAAAAAGAGCAAGTTCTACTTCAAAGACCTGGAAAAGGCCGTCCAGGCCAGGATACCGGAAGCCAAAATGAGGGATATTAAAAAGGCCGCTACGGAACTGGTTAACGAAGAAAAATTAATCTACTTCTCCACCGGTAGCACCACCATGTACGGTTTAAAGGGAAGGGGTATAACTGAAGACCAGTAA
- the dsrB gene encoding dissimilatory-type sulfite reductase subunit beta has protein sequence MALSQERLGKYNPEKPTENRITDIGPRHFWEFFPPVIQKNYGKWLYHDILEPGIMVHVSETGDKVFTVRCGGSRFMTAENIREICDIADKYCDGYVRFTTRNNIEFMVTSYEKVEALKKDLLSRKYISGSYKFPIGGTGAGVTNIVHTQGYIHCHTPATDASSMVKAIMDELMDYFTGMTLPAHVRISVACCLNMCGAVHCSDIALLGIHRKPPIVDDNIDSICEIPLAITACPVGAISPGKTEDGRKTVKIKEERCMFCGNCYTMCPALPIADKLGDGVAVLAGGKISNRISEPKFSKVIVPWLPNNFPRFPEVVATVKKIIEVYAAEARKYERIGDWAERIGWEKFFEKCELPFTEHLIDDYRLAYDTYRTSTQFKFTGAAWEVSRAAGGIDD, from the coding sequence ATGGCCTTATCGCAAGAACGCCTTGGTAAATACAACCCGGAGAAACCGACGGAAAATAGGATTACCGATATTGGCCCCCGGCACTTCTGGGAGTTTTTCCCGCCGGTTATTCAAAAGAATTACGGTAAATGGCTTTATCATGACATCTTAGAGCCGGGTATTATGGTCCATGTTTCCGAAACTGGAGACAAGGTTTTTACCGTAAGATGCGGCGGCTCCCGGTTCATGACGGCCGAAAATATCCGCGAGATCTGCGATATTGCCGATAAATATTGTGACGGTTATGTCCGTTTCACCACCCGCAATAACATCGAATTCATGGTCACCAGTTATGAAAAGGTTGAGGCTTTGAAAAAGGACCTTCTAAGCCGGAAATATATCTCGGGGAGCTACAAATTCCCCATCGGCGGTACGGGTGCAGGGGTAACCAATATTGTCCATACCCAGGGCTATATCCATTGCCATACCCCGGCTACCGACGCTTCCTCCATGGTCAAGGCCATCATGGATGAGCTGATGGACTACTTTACTGGCATGACCCTGCCAGCCCATGTCAGGATTTCCGTAGCCTGCTGTTTAAATATGTGCGGGGCCGTGCACTGCTCGGATATCGCCCTGCTGGGCATCCACCGCAAACCGCCCATTGTGGACGATAATATTGACTCGATTTGTGAGATACCCCTGGCCATTACCGCCTGTCCCGTAGGGGCTATTTCCCCGGGTAAAACAGAAGACGGCAGGAAGACGGTAAAAATAAAAGAAGAACGCTGCATGTTCTGCGGCAACTGTTATACCATGTGCCCGGCTTTGCCCATTGCCGATAAGCTTGGTGATGGGGTGGCCGTCCTGGCCGGCGGCAAGATATCCAATCGCATTAGCGAACCCAAGTTTTCCAAAGTAATCGTACCCTGGTTGCCCAATAATTTCCCCCGCTTCCCGGAAGTGGTGGCCACCGTCAAGAAGATCATTGAAGTTTATGCCGCTGAGGCCAGGAAGTATGAGCGCATCGGCGACTGGGCGGAACGGATCGGCTGGGAGAAGTTCTTTGAGAAGTGCGAGCTGCCCTTTACCGAGCACCTGATTGATGATTATCGCCTGGCCTACGATACCTACCGCACCAGCACCCAGTTTAAGTTTACCGGGGCGGCCTGGGAAGTCTCCAGGGCGGCAGGAGGTATTGACGACTAG
- the dsrA gene encoding dissimilatory-type sulfite reductase subunit alpha, translating to MDFKPKRPQKELKYEELRIYTDEELHNYTEEELKDFKIKHDIPDLEELEKGPWPSFVADAKREALHRKKLPKDRMMIDQDVVDDLLGQLQLSFDDGETHWKHGGIVGVFGYGGGVIGRYSDVPEKYPSVAHFHTLRVNQPASKFYKTDFLRALCDLWEFRGSGMFNMHGSTGDIILLGTTTEQLEPLFYDLTHELDQDLGGSGSNLRTPSCCIGKARCEFACIDTQDLCYELTTHYQDELHRPAFPYKFKIKIDGCPNGCVASLARSDMALIGTWRDDIRIDQEAVQAYIRGEIQPNGGAHSGRDWGKFDIQKEVIDLCPTGCMVMEDGKLVINNQECNRCMHCINTMPRALRPGIDTGVSILFGAKAPILEGAQLAVLTVPFMKAEAPYDNIKELLEKVWDWWIEEGKNRERLGELIQRKGLPRFLEVIGVPAAPQMVKMPRTNPYIFWKEEDVPGGWKRDIKDYRLRHKR from the coding sequence ATGGATTTTAAACCAAAGCGGCCACAAAAGGAACTGAAGTATGAAGAGTTACGCATCTACACGGACGAAGAACTGCATAACTACACGGAAGAAGAGCTTAAAGATTTTAAGATCAAGCATGATATTCCTGATTTAGAGGAGCTGGAGAAGGGACCGTGGCCCAGCTTTGTCGCCGACGCCAAACGGGAAGCCCTGCACCGCAAGAAACTCCCTAAAGACCGGATGATGATTGATCAGGATGTAGTGGATGATTTGCTTGGCCAGTTGCAATTATCCTTTGATGACGGGGAAACCCACTGGAAGCACGGCGGCATTGTCGGCGTCTTTGGTTATGGCGGCGGCGTTATCGGGCGCTATTCCGATGTTCCCGAAAAATATCCTTCTGTGGCCCATTTTCATACCCTGCGCGTCAATCAACCGGCCAGTAAGTTTTACAAAACGGACTTCCTGCGGGCCCTCTGTGATCTCTGGGAGTTCCGGGGCAGCGGCATGTTCAATATGCACGGCTCCACCGGTGATATCATCCTGCTGGGGACCACCACCGAACAGTTAGAGCCCCTCTTTTATGACCTGACCCATGAACTGGACCAGGATCTCGGCGGCTCGGGCTCGAACCTGCGCACACCTTCCTGCTGTATCGGCAAAGCCCGCTGCGAATTCGCCTGCATAGATACCCAGGATTTGTGCTACGAGTTGACTACCCATTACCAGGATGAGCTGCACCGCCCGGCCTTCCCCTATAAATTCAAGATCAAGATTGATGGCTGTCCCAACGGCTGTGTGGCTTCCCTGGCCCGTTCTGACATGGCCTTAATCGGTACCTGGCGGGACGACATCCGCATCGACCAGGAAGCAGTCCAGGCCTATATCAGGGGCGAAATTCAACCCAATGGCGGCGCCCATAGCGGTCGCGACTGGGGCAAGTTCGATATCCAGAAGGAAGTCATTGATCTCTGCCCTACCGGGTGTATGGTCATGGAGGACGGCAAGCTGGTAATCAATAACCAGGAATGCAACCGCTGCATGCACTGTATCAATACCATGCCCAGGGCTTTAAGGCCTGGCATCGACACGGGCGTCAGCATCCTCTTTGGAGCCAAAGCACCGATCCTGGAGGGCGCCCAGCTGGCGGTATTGACCGTTCCCTTTATGAAAGCCGAAGCACCCTACGACAACATCAAAGAGCTGCTCGAGAAGGTCTGGGACTGGTGGATTGAAGAAGGCAAGAACCGCGAGCGCCTGGGCGAACTGATCCAGCGTAAAGGGCTGCCCAGGTTCCTGGAGGTTATCGGCGTCCCGGCTGCTCCCCAGATGGTTAAAATGCCGCGCACCAACCCGTATATCTTCTGGAAAGAAGAAGACGTACCCGGCGGCTGGAAGCGCGATATCAAAGATTACCGGCTGCGGCATAAACGATAG
- the selD gene encoding selenide, water dikinase SelD translates to MENPKLTRLSCSSGUAAKMGPGTLKQVLQYLPVMQDTNLLVGMDSVDDAGVYRLTDDLALIQTIDFFTPIVDDPYLYGQIAAANALSDVYAMGGKPLTAMNIVAFPSKKVDIAVLGEILRGGADKVLEAGAVLVGGHSIDDEEPKYGLAVTGVVHPDRIVTNCGARPGDKLILTKPLGTGIITTAIKAEMATPELEQEVSRWMATLNREAAAAMVAVGVHACTDITGFGLLGHGLEMARGSSVNLVIHARTIPVLPRALEFAALGLIPGGAYNNRRYVAKDVSMDAGVPEALQDILYDPQTSGGLLIAVAGEKAGELMAALKERGVTAARIIGEVEAGPGQVIVQA, encoded by the coding sequence ATAGAAAATCCAAAGTTAACCCGGCTTTCCTGCAGTTCCGGGTGAGCGGCCAAGATGGGTCCGGGGACCCTGAAGCAAGTACTGCAGTACCTGCCGGTGATGCAGGACACCAATCTCCTGGTGGGTATGGATAGTGTCGACGACGCCGGGGTTTATCGCTTGACGGACGACCTGGCCCTGATCCAGACCATTGACTTTTTTACGCCCATTGTCGACGACCCTTATCTCTACGGCCAGATTGCCGCGGCCAATGCCCTGAGCGACGTCTATGCCATGGGCGGTAAACCCCTGACGGCCATGAATATCGTGGCCTTCCCCAGCAAAAAGGTGGATATTGCCGTCCTGGGAGAGATCCTGCGGGGTGGGGCCGACAAGGTGCTGGAGGCCGGGGCCGTCCTGGTAGGCGGCCACAGCATAGACGATGAGGAACCCAAGTATGGCCTGGCGGTAACCGGCGTCGTCCACCCGGACAGGATAGTTACCAACTGTGGTGCCCGGCCGGGGGACAAGCTCATCCTGACCAAGCCTCTGGGGACGGGGATTATTACTACCGCCATTAAAGCAGAAATGGCCACGCCGGAGCTAGAGCAAGAGGTAAGCCGCTGGATGGCCACCTTGAACCGGGAGGCGGCGGCCGCTATGGTAGCTGTTGGGGTCCACGCCTGTACCGATATCACCGGTTTCGGCCTTTTGGGACATGGTCTGGAAATGGCCCGGGGCAGCAGCGTTAACCTGGTGATCCATGCCCGTACTATTCCAGTCCTGCCCCGGGCTCTGGAATTTGCGGCTCTGGGCTTGATCCCCGGCGGTGCCTATAATAACCGCCGTTATGTTGCCAAGGATGTCAGTATGGACGCTGGCGTACCGGAAGCACTTCAGGACATCCTCTACGATCCCCAGACCTCCGGCGGCTTGTTGATTGCTGTAGCCGGAGAGAAGGCGGGAGAACTGATGGCAGCTCTCAAGGAGCGCGGCGTGACGGCGGCCAGGATTATCGGGGAGGTGGAAGCCGGGCCGGGACAGGTAATAGTCCAGGCATAA
- a CDS encoding sulfurtransferase TusA family protein: MTRKVLDCRGMNCTGPLMATAKQIQKLKPGDLLEVWVDDLASEFDLPAWCQQAGHTLISKEIRDDYYSYLIRKKDARV; the protein is encoded by the coding sequence GTGACCCGTAAAGTACTTGATTGCCGGGGTATGAACTGTACCGGGCCGTTAATGGCTACGGCAAAACAGATACAAAAGCTTAAACCCGGGGATTTGCTGGAAGTATGGGTTGATGACCTGGCCTCGGAGTTTGATTTACCGGCCTGGTGCCAGCAGGCCGGACATACCCTTATCAGTAAAGAGATAAGGGACGATTATTACTCCTACCTGATCCGGAAGAAAGATGCCAGAGTATAG
- a CDS encoding helix-turn-helix domain-containing protein, which translates to MTVGERLKKLREERGISLEELADRLDIAPDCMAEVEKGTRRLSTATLAEVAGILNVDISYFTEENGNKDQNTVGARLRRLREQKGITLSELSRRSGVSLAHISEIERSRSTASLKTLEKLAAVLEVSPSSLLRSSQEDTLGNKLKRLREKMGLTQKELAQQVGISHSLIGQIETDRIQPSLATLSSLAEALGVSTCYFLMEEEEEDLYLDYRLAADIREALRRPVLQQIVRALADWEEMEIRGLLDFLHSLNENRRPLSVAAEDQYQEIRRFVSRAKEEERNLVLNLIRLLQGNTREEEV; encoded by the coding sequence ATGACGGTAGGGGAAAGGTTAAAGAAGTTACGGGAAGAGCGGGGCATATCCCTGGAGGAACTGGCCGACCGCCTGGATATTGCCCCGGACTGTATGGCCGAGGTAGAAAAGGGAACCAGGCGCCTCTCGACAGCTACCCTGGCGGAGGTAGCCGGTATTTTAAATGTAGATATTAGTTACTTTACAGAGGAAAATGGTAACAAGGACCAAAATACTGTAGGGGCCAGGCTGCGGCGCTTGCGAGAACAAAAGGGGATAACCTTAAGCGAATTGAGCCGTCGTTCCGGCGTATCCCTGGCCCATATCAGCGAGATCGAGCGCTCGCGGTCGACGGCCTCGTTAAAAACTCTCGAGAAATTGGCTGCCGTCCTGGAGGTGTCCCCCAGTTCCCTCCTGCGTTCCAGCCAGGAGGATACCCTGGGCAATAAATTAAAGCGCTTGCGGGAAAAGATGGGCCTGACCCAGAAGGAACTGGCCCAGCAGGTGGGTATTTCCCACAGCCTTATCGGCCAGATCGAAACGGACCGCATCCAGCCCTCCCTGGCAACATTGAGCAGCCTGGCCGAAGCCCTGGGGGTATCAACCTGCTACTTCCTCATGGAGGAAGAGGAGGAAGATTTATACCTGGATTATCGCCTGGCTGCCGACATCCGGGAGGCCCTGCGACGCCCGGTTCTCCAGCAAATTGTCCGCGCCCTGGCCGATTGGGAAGAAATGGAGATCAGGGGGTTGCTGGATTTCTTGCATTCATTGAATGAAAACCGGCGCCCTTTAAGTGTAGCTGCCGAAGACCAGTATCAAGAAATACGGCGTTTTGTAAGCCGTGCTAAAGAGGAAGAGCGCAACCTGGTCCTGAACCTGATCAGGCTACTCCAGGGGAATACACGGGAGGAAGAAGTTTAG
- a CDS encoding cobyrinate a,c-diamide synthase: protein MRLVIAAPHGRSGKTTITLGLIVALRQRGLVVQPFKKGPDFIDPSWLTLAAGRPCRNLDLYFLPPEKLEQHFSAGCRGADLGLIEGAMGLFDGLDLEGSNSTAAIASTLKCPVILVIDAVRMTRSAAAMVQGFQNFDPRVRIAGVILNQVARPRHEDMLRRSIEHYTGLPVLGALPKKRDFVIPDRHLGLIPAGENESIHAALVATGAAIAANVDLDAMLAIASQVPALPPGPEGQQPPLPQVRLGIFQDRAFTFYYPENLEALEQAGAQVITIDSLQDEKLPAIDGLYIGGGFPEVFAGRLEANVSLRQAVKGAVAEGMPVYAECGGLMYLARRLNYQGRWYEMSGALPLDVTMSSRPQGHGYTTMLVEGDSPFLSRGSLIKGHEFHHSRVINLDRRAVRFLYRVQRGFGIDGRVDGILYNRVLAGYNHLYAPTHPEWAANLVGLAAGKRKIKTVTL from the coding sequence GTGCGCCTGGTAATTGCCGCGCCCCACGGGCGTTCGGGTAAAACAACCATTACCCTGGGCTTAATTGTTGCCCTGCGGCAAAGGGGCCTGGTAGTGCAGCCCTTTAAGAAAGGGCCGGATTTCATCGACCCTAGCTGGTTGACCCTGGCCGCAGGCCGTCCCTGCCGCAACCTGGATTTATATTTTCTCCCGCCGGAAAAATTAGAGCAACATTTCAGCGCTGGCTGCCGGGGTGCCGACCTGGGGCTAATCGAAGGGGCCATGGGGCTCTTTGACGGCCTGGACCTGGAGGGAAGCAACAGCACGGCGGCCATTGCCAGTACTCTTAAATGCCCGGTGATTTTAGTTATTGATGCCGTTCGCATGACCAGGAGCGCGGCAGCCATGGTTCAGGGCTTTCAAAATTTTGATCCCCGGGTAAGGATAGCCGGCGTCATTTTAAACCAGGTAGCCCGTCCCCGGCATGAAGATATGTTGCGGCGCTCCATTGAACACTATACCGGCTTACCGGTCCTGGGAGCCCTGCCTAAAAAGAGGGATTTTGTTATTCCCGACCGTCACCTGGGGCTGATCCCGGCTGGAGAAAACGAAAGCATCCATGCCGCCCTGGTAGCCACCGGGGCAGCCATTGCTGCGAACGTTGACCTGGACGCCATGCTGGCCATTGCCAGCCAGGTCCCGGCCCTGCCCCCCGGGCCAGAGGGGCAGCAACCGCCTTTACCACAGGTACGCCTGGGTATCTTTCAAGATCGCGCTTTTACCTTTTATTACCCGGAAAATCTGGAGGCCCTGGAGCAGGCCGGCGCGCAAGTGATTACCATAGATAGCCTGCAGGATGAAAAGCTGCCGGCCATCGACGGCCTGTATATAGGGGGCGGGTTTCCCGAAGTTTTTGCCGGCCGGCTGGAGGCCAATGTATCTCTCCGCCAGGCGGTCAAAGGGGCTGTAGCTGAAGGCATGCCCGTTTATGCCGAGTGCGGCGGGCTGATGTACCTGGCCAGGCGCCTTAATTACCAGGGACGCTGGTATGAGATGAGCGGCGCTTTGCCCTTAGATGTCACCATGTCCTCCCGGCCCCAGGGCCACGGCTATACAACCATGCTGGTAGAGGGAGACAGCCCCTTTTTAAGCCGGGGCAGCCTCATTAAAGGCCATGAGTTTCATCATTCCCGGGTAATTAATCTGGACCGCAGGGCCGTGCGTTTTCTTTACCGGGTGCAGCGCGGCTTTGGTATCGACGGCCGGGTGGACGGCATCCTTTATAACAGGGTCCTGGCCGGCTACAATCATCTCTATGCTCCCACCCACCCCGAATGGGCGGCGAACCTGGTGGGCCTGGCAGCCGGTAAAAGAAAAATAAAAACGGTAACATTGTAA
- a CDS encoding TusE/DsrC/DsvC family sulfur relay protein translates to MLPPDDKKREITTRARQRGIILNEDHWKLIAISYEYYDQHRTICTLRNLIKLSGLDKKQIYKLFPGNPIGEISQITGLPMPKEC, encoded by the coding sequence GTGCTGCCGCCAGATGATAAAAAAAGAGAAATTACCACCCGGGCCAGGCAGAGGGGCATTATTTTAAACGAAGACCACTGGAAATTAATAGCAATTAGCTATGAGTACTATGACCAGCACCGGACCATCTGTACCTTGCGTAACCTGATTAAACTGAGCGGCCTGGATAAAAAGCAGATTTATAAACTTTTCCCGGGCAATCCTATAGGTGAAATCAGCCAGATTACCGGCCTGCCCATGCCAAAGGAGTGTTAA
- a CDS encoding TusE/DsrC/DsvC family sulfur relay protein — protein sequence MPAINVGGIEIEVDEDGFIADPSKWNEAVAKALAETEGVTELTEDHWKVVNYLRQYYQQFGIAPMIRKLCKETGFSLKQIYDLFPSGPAKGACKIAGLPKPTGCV from the coding sequence ATGCCAGCAATTAATGTTGGTGGCATCGAAATTGAAGTTGATGAGGACGGTTTTATCGCCGACCCCAGCAAGTGGAATGAGGCCGTAGCCAAAGCCCTGGCCGAAACCGAAGGGGTAACCGAACTGACCGAGGATCACTGGAAGGTAGTTAACTACCTGCGCCAGTATTACCAGCAGTTTGGTATTGCCCCCATGATCCGCAAACTTTGCAAAGAAACAGGTTTCAGCCTGAAACAGATCTACGATCTCTTCCCCAGCGGCCCGGCCAAAGGGGCCTGCAAGATTGCCGGTTTACCCAAGCCGACCGGTTGCGTGTAA
- a CDS encoding (Fe-S)-binding protein, producing MRKVFDDYRVLSDETLKPDEPRVEKFLQAMKKSLQQRDNWTFWLPYTLSLDTCMKCGTCAEVCPVYLASGKKDIYHPVYRSDMLRKVYKRYFTLPGRIFPGLVGAENLTEEKLNAMAENIYRCTICRRCAYVCPVAIDNGVIAREARKIFDAIDIAPDELKKNGTQKQAKFGNATGTPANAFLDMIEFLEEEIEDTKGYKVKIPVDKEGAEYLLMHNAGDYLAFAETVMGAAEVMAAAGVDWTLNSPATGINDAVNYGVFYSDAEFTTIVKAQVATARKLGIKTLVVGECGHAFEALKYLMLRLIPPEERPFEVKSILELEDAWIREGRIKVDPEKNPEPVTYHDSCKLGRLGGLYEEPRRILKACCLDFRELTPNREMSICCGGGSGFAIMEKGDFRKFRMETYGKIKAEQLQASGASIIALACSNCKGQFREIINYYQLPVRFAGVSELVANALVR from the coding sequence ATGCGTAAAGTTTTTGACGACTACCGGGTACTATCCGATGAAACGCTAAAACCAGACGAGCCACGGGTAGAGAAATTCTTGCAGGCCATGAAGAAGTCCCTCCAGCAAAGGGATAACTGGACCTTCTGGTTACCCTATACCTTATCCCTGGATACCTGCATGAAGTGTGGTACCTGCGCGGAGGTCTGCCCGGTTTACCTGGCCAGCGGGAAGAAAGATATCTACCATCCAGTTTACCGTTCCGATATGCTGCGTAAAGTCTACAAGCGCTACTTCACCCTGCCCGGGAGAATCTTTCCGGGCCTGGTAGGGGCGGAGAATCTGACGGAAGAAAAACTCAACGCCATGGCCGAGAACATTTACCGCTGCACTATCTGCCGGCGCTGCGCCTACGTCTGCCCGGTAGCCATCGATAACGGCGTCATTGCCCGGGAGGCCAGGAAGATTTTCGACGCTATTGATATTGCCCCTGACGAGCTCAAGAAAAACGGCACCCAGAAACAAGCAAAATTCGGTAACGCTACCGGCACGCCGGCCAACGCCTTTTTGGATATGATTGAATTTCTCGAGGAAGAGATTGAGGATACAAAGGGTTATAAAGTTAAAATACCGGTAGATAAAGAGGGCGCCGAATACCTGCTCATGCATAATGCCGGAGACTACCTGGCCTTTGCCGAGACGGTCATGGGTGCGGCTGAGGTCATGGCTGCCGCCGGCGTTGACTGGACCTTAAATTCCCCGGCGACCGGCATCAACGATGCCGTTAATTACGGCGTATTCTATAGCGATGCCGAATTTACCACCATTGTTAAGGCTCAGGTAGCAACAGCCAGAAAACTGGGGATTAAGACCCTGGTGGTGGGCGAGTGCGGCCATGCCTTTGAAGCGCTGAAGTATTTAATGTTAAGGCTCATTCCCCCTGAGGAGAGACCCTTTGAGGTCAAGAGCATCCTGGAACTGGAAGATGCATGGATCCGGGAAGGACGGATTAAGGTTGACCCGGAGAAAAACCCGGAGCCTGTTACCTACCACGATTCCTGCAAGCTGGGCCGCCTGGGTGGCCTGTATGAAGAGCCCCGGCGCATCCTCAAGGCCTGCTGCCTTGATTTTCGCGAGCTGACGCCCAACCGGGAAATGAGTATCTGCTGTGGCGGCGGCAGCGGTTTTGCTATCATGGAAAAGGGCGATTTCCGCAAGTTCCGCATGGAAACTTACGGCAAGATCAAAGCCGAGCAGCTGCAGGCTTCAGGGGCCAGTATCATCGCCCTGGCCTGTTCCAACTGCAAGGGCCAGTTTCGCGAGATTATCAATTACTATCAACTGCCGGTACGCTTCGCCGGCGTTAGCGAACTGGTAGCCAACGCATTGGTGCGTTAA
- a CDS encoding respiratory nitrate reductase subunit gamma, translating to MNFWQSFIGGVLPYVSIAILVLGLGYKVASWYNAPANLHWELFPYPRTLGGQLGELVTEVFTLRSLFHHNRKLWFPSLVMHWGIYLVVFWLFFLLVGAPFAIDLGIAGGVLALTGSCLLLLLRLFAAELRQISAPVEYLNLLFILLVALAALASGALSDFAFRSYFISLLTLKPHLPLPGSYLIFLLLLWLFMIYIPFTRMAHFAVKYFTYHKVKWGEME from the coding sequence ATGAATTTCTGGCAATCATTCATCGGTGGCGTTTTGCCGTATGTATCTATCGCCATCCTGGTTTTGGGCCTGGGTTATAAAGTAGCATCCTGGTATAATGCGCCGGCAAACCTGCACTGGGAACTTTTTCCCTACCCGCGTACCCTGGGAGGCCAGCTGGGCGAACTCGTGACCGAGGTTTTCACTCTCCGCAGCCTTTTTCACCATAACCGCAAATTATGGTTTCCTTCCCTGGTTATGCACTGGGGTATTTACTTAGTCGTCTTCTGGCTGTTTTTCTTGCTGGTGGGGGCCCCCTTCGCCATTGATCTGGGTATAGCCGGCGGGGTTTTAGCCCTGACAGGTTCCTGCCTGTTGCTTTTATTGCGCTTATTTGCTGCCGAACTACGCCAGATTTCGGCGCCGGTGGAATACTTGAACCTGCTCTTTATCTTACTGGTGGCCCTTGCCGCCCTCGCCAGTGGGGCTCTCAGTGATTTTGCTTTCCGGAGTTATTTTATCAGTTTGTTAACCTTGAAACCCCACTTACCACTGCCAGGAAGCTACCTGATCTTTCTTTTGTTGTTGTGGCTTTTTATGATCTACATCCCTTTTACCCGTATGGCGCACTTTGCCGTCAAGTATTTTACCTATCACAAGGTTAAGTGGGGTGAAATGGAATAA
- a CDS encoding YeiH family protein, translated as MAQEAKGARSSLLKSEDWWALWIGLFIFFLGFLKITGADLIGWAVKTNMWLDLSKALSPVSDVYKGLPGIVSLILTYIFLTVVLSIGVASMGGNVRRFISGFTIIFFITYICWMIGNYAYIAATPDQLAKLKLPWSLRMTGESGFIIALIVGLIIGNFFPGLTRYLQEATKPEWFVKTAIVILGGQIGLNALHSTGLTAQVVFRGLCAIIEAYLIYWPLVYFIARKYFKFTPEWAAPLASGISICGVSAAIATGGAIKARPVIPIIVSSLVVIFAVVELIILPFAAQAWLYKEPMVAGAWMGLAVKTDGAAAASGAMVDALIRSKAISALGVKWQEGWMLMATTTVKVFIDIFIAIWAFILAIIWSWKIDRREGEKVNTGDIWLRFPKFVLGYAALFILVILIGKVVGKDTLKLLNAGIGQAGTFRGIFFALTFFTIGLMSNFKKLWEEGMGRLAVVYVVCLFGFIIWIGLIISWLFFHGITPPTVA; from the coding sequence ATGGCCCAGGAAGCCAAAGGAGCCCGCTCGTCACTGCTTAAGAGTGAAGACTGGTGGGCATTATGGATCGGATTATTTATCTTTTTCCTCGGTTTTCTGAAGATAACCGGTGCCGACCTGATCGGCTGGGCGGTTAAAACGAATATGTGGCTCGATCTTTCCAAGGCCCTCTCGCCGGTGTCGGATGTCTACAAGGGCCTACCCGGTATTGTTTCGCTAATTCTTACGTATATATTCTTGACGGTAGTCCTGAGTATTGGCGTAGCTTCCATGGGTGGCAATGTCCGCCGTTTCATCAGCGGGTTTACCATTATCTTCTTCATTACTTATATCTGCTGGATGATCGGTAACTATGCTTATATTGCCGCTACACCGGACCAGCTGGCAAAATTAAAGCTTCCCTGGTCGTTACGTATGACTGGTGAATCGGGCTTTATTATTGCTTTGATCGTAGGTTTAATTATTGGTAATTTTTTCCCAGGACTTACCCGTTATCTTCAAGAAGCAACAAAACCCGAGTGGTTTGTGAAGACAGCTATAGTTATCCTGGGGGGTCAGATTGGCCTTAATGCCCTCCATTCTACCGGTTTAACTGCCCAGGTAGTTTTCCGGGGACTCTGCGCCATTATCGAAGCCTATTTGATCTACTGGCCCCTGGTCTACTTCATTGCCCGCAAGTACTTTAAATTCACCCCCGAATGGGCCGCACCCCTGGCCTCGGGTATTTCCATCTGCGGTGTTTCCGCGGCCATTGCCACCGGTGGCGCCATCAAGGCCCGCCCGGTGATCCCTATTATTGTTTCATCCCTGGTCGTTATCTTTGCCGTCGTGGAGCTGATTATCCTGCCCTTTGCCGCCCAGGCCTGGCTCTACAAGGAACCCATGGTGGCCGGTGCCTGGATGGGTCTGGCCGTCAAGACCGACGGCGCCGCGGCTGCGAGTGGGGCTATGGTCGATGCCCTGATCAGGAGCAAGGCCATCAGCGCCCTGGGCGTAAAGTGGCAGGAAGGCTGGATGCTTATGGCGACCACGACCGTCAAGGTCTTCATCGACATTTTCATTGCCATCTGGGCCTTTATCCTGGCCATTATCTGGTCCTGGAAGATCGACCGGCGTGAAGGTGAAAAAGTTAACACCGGGGATATCTGGCTGCGGTTCCCGAAATTCGTTCTCGGTTACGCTGCCCTGTTTATCCTCGTTATATTGATTGGTAAAGTTGTAGGCAAGGATACATTAAAACTATTAAATGCAGGCATTGGCCAGGCGGGCACTTTCCGGGGCATCTTCTTTGCCCTGACCTTCTTCACCATCGGTTTAATGTCCAACTTTAAAAAGCTCTGGGAAGAAGGCATGGGCAGATTGGCTGTCGTCTATGTTGTCTGCCTGTTCGGCTTCATCATCTGGATCGGCCTGATTATTTCCTGGCTCTTCTTCCACGGCATAACCCCGCCGACGGTAGCCTAA